In Bradyrhizobium guangzhouense, the DNA window AGTGGAGGTTCGGTTCAAGGGAGCCTGCGACGGCTGTCCCGCCTCGGCGCTGACATTCCATGCCGGCGTGAAGAAGGCGCTTCAGGATGTCTGCCCCGAGATCACCGACGTTATTCAGGTCAAGGGGCTGGCCGCGGCGAGCGAAGGCGGCGTTCGGTTCATCAGCCCCTTCGCGCTGAATGCGGAAGGACAGTGGATACCGGCGGGAGCTTGGGCGGATTTTCCGGAGGGCTTGGTCCGCGCGATGGAATTGGGCGGACGCAAGATCATCCTGTCACGTAGTGGGGAATCGATCTCCTGTTTCGAGAATGCCTGCGCGCATCTCGGCCTTCCGATCCATGATGGCGAGGTGCAGGGCGGCATCATCACCTGTCCCTATCATGGGTTCAGATACGACCTCGCCAGTGGCGAATGCCTGACCGCGCCTGAGGTGCAACTGCAGCCGCACGCGGTCAGGATCATCGGAACCAGGGTTGAAGTGAGGATAACGGCATAGCCATGATCACTTCAGCCGCAACCATTCGCTTGGACCGACCGCGCGCTAGGATGCGCGACAACCACGTGCCACGCCGGTTTCTCTCGCCGGCCGGCGCCCGCGTGATTCTGGGTGGAGAGGTCACGCCGGACGGACTTGTGCAATCGATCGTTCCGTCGGCCCAGACGTTGTTCGGCCCGCGTGGGGTGTGTCTCGACAAGAACGGGCCCATGTTCGTCTGCGACAGTGGCCATCATCGGCTGCTGATCTGGAGCCGCTGTCCGTCCTCCGATCAAGCGCCCGCCGATATTCTGATCGGTCAATCCGACTTCTCGCGCGAGGGCCGCAACGCCAAGCGCGACATCGGCCCCGACACGCTCAACTTCCCGACCGGCGTCGCTGCCGCAGACGGCATCCTGGCCGTGGCGGATGCATGGAATCACCGGATCCTGATCTGGAATCGCTATCCATCCGCCTCGAACCAGCCCGCCGATGTGGTTCTAGGTCAGGCGGACTTCGTCTCAGGCCTAGCCAATCGCGGAAGAGCGGTGTCTCGCTCCGACACACTGAATTGGTGCTACGGGGTCGCGATCTTCCAGGGCAGGCTGATCGTCTGCGACACCGGAAATCGCCGCGTTCTGATCTGGAACGGCATTCCGACCGCCAACGGCACGCCGGCCGATCTGGTCCTCGGCCAAAGAGACTTCGTCACCCGTGATGACAATGCCGGCGGCGACGTCTGTGCCACCAGCATGCGGTGGCCGCACGGCATCGCCTGCCATGACGGCGCACTCGCGATCTCGGACGCGGGCAACAATCGCGTCATGGTATGGCGCCATTTCCCCACCGTCAGCGGGACGCCGTGCGATTTCGTGCTGGGCCAGGACGATTTCGCGGGCGTCGATCACAATCGCAGCTCGTACGATCCATCCTCGAGCGCGATGAGCATGCCCTATGGTCTCGTCATCTGGGATGGCCAGCTCGTGGTCTGCGATACCGCAAATTCGCGGCTGCTTGGCTTCCATCTCCAGGACCTCGCCATGGATGCGCCGGCCACAGGGCTGGCGGCCCAGAACGGCTTTGCCGACAAAGGTGACAATCGCTGGCGCGCGGCAAGTCGCGACAGCCTGTGCTGGCCTTATGCTGCTTCGGCAGTCGGTCGGACTCTGGCGATCGCCGACACCGGCAACAACCGGATCCTGATCTGGGACAAAACACCATGAGCAGGCTCAACCTCGCCGCGCCGCAGAACCCTGTCGAGGTCGTTGAAATCCGGTTTCGCGGACGTGTGCAGGGCGTCGGCTTCCGGCCGGCGGTCTGGCGCCACGCGCGGGAACTGCGGCTTGGCGGCGAGGTGCTGAATGACGGAGAAGGCGTTCTGGTTCGCGTGCAGGGAGAACGGGCGATCATTGACATGCTCGTCGACCGCATCGCTGGCGATCCGCCGCCGCTGAGCCAGATCGAGGCAATCGAGATCACCGCCTATGCGGGCGTGCTGCGCGACGATTTTGCGATAGTCGAGAGCGCACATGGCGGGGCTCATACCGAGATTTCACCTGACGCGGCGCTCTGTGCCGATTGCGCGCGCGAAACCACCGATCCCTTTGCGCGCCGCTTCCGCTACCCCTTCACCAATTGCACCAATTGCGGGCCGCGGCTGAGCATCGTCGACGGCATCCCCTACGATCGCGCCAAGACCGCGATGTCGCCGTTTGCAATGTGCGCCGACTGCGCCCGCGAATACCGCGACCCTTCCGACCGGCGGTTTCACGCCGAACCGATCGCCTGCCATGCCTGCGGGCCCAAGGCGAAGCTGGTCAGGCTCGACGGGCGTCACTTTACCTTCGAGCAGTTTTCCATGCTTGACGATGTGGATGCGGCGTGCAGCCTGATCCAGAAGGGCGAAATCGTCGCCGTCAAAGGGCTCGGCGGCTACCAGCTCGCCTGTGACGCCACCCAGGCCGACACGGTCAGGAGGCTGCGCAAACTGAAACAGCGGGACGGCAAGCCGTTTGCCCTGATGGCCAGGGACGTTGACGTTATCCGCCGGTTCTGCGATCTCGCCGAACACGAGTTGGTCGCGTTGACAAGCCCGGCGGCCCCCATCGTGCTCCTGCATGCGAATGGGCCGGAGCACCTGCCTGACGAGATTGCACCGGGATTGCGGACGCTCGGTTTCATGCTGCCGACGACGCCGCTGCATGTCTTGCTGCTGCGGCGGATGGACCGGCCGGTCGTCATGACCAGCGGCAATTTGTCGAGCGAGCCGCAGGTGACGGGCGATACGGAGATGACGGAGCGCCTCGCGGGGATTGCGACGTTCGCGCTCACCCACGATCGGCGCATCGCCAACCGTGTCGACGATTCTGTGGTCCGGGTGGTGGCGGGCGGGCCGCGGCTCCTGCGTCGCGCCAGAGGATACGCACCGGCGCCGATCGCCCTGCCCAGGGGGTTCGCGAAAGCGCCCGATCTGCTCGCCATGGGCGGGGAGCTGAAGGCCACGTTCTGTTTGCTCAAGGACGGCGCTGCGATCCTGTCCCAGCATCAGGGCGACCTGGAGGATGTCGCGACATTCGACGATTACAGGAAGAACCTATCGCTCTATGCCGCGCTCTTCGAGCACGAGCCTACGGCAGTGATCGCCGACATGCACCCCGAATATCTGTCCTCCAAGCTCGCGCGCGAGCACCTGGCGGGCGGGACGCTGCCTTTGATGGAGGTGCAGCATCATCACGCCCATGTGGCGGCCTGTCTTGCCGAGAACGGATATGCGCTCGACGGCCGTCCGGTCCTCGGGATCGTTCTCGATGGTCTCGGATGGGGCGAGGACGCGACGTTCTGGGGCGGCGAGTTCATGCTCGCCGACTATGTCGGCTACACGCGGGCCGGTACGTTCAAGCCGATCCCGATGCTTGGCGGCGTCCAGGCCGTGCGCGAGCCCTGGCGCAATCTCTATGCGCATCTCATGGCGGAGATGAGCTGGGCCGAGCTGACAATGAATTTCGCCGAGCTCGAGCTCCATTCATATTTGGCGGCAAAGCCGCGCGCGCTGCTGGATTCGATGGCGCGCAACCGCATCAACGCTCCGCCAGCATCATCCTGCGGGCGCTTGTTCGACGCCATGGCCGCCGCCCTCGATGTCTGCCGGGACGCGCAGAGCTATGAGGGCGAGGCGGCGGCGCGGCTGGAAGCCATGGTCGACGAGAAAACTCTCGCCGATGAAGACGAGGCGCTGGCCTATCCGCTGACGATCCCCAATCTCGCCGGCACGGGTTTGCCCTATATCGAGCCGCTCGCGATGTGGCATGCGGTGCTGGGTGACCTGATCCTGAAGACACCGGCGCCGGTGATGGCTGCACGGTTCCACAAGGGGCTGGCCAAGTCCATCGCCGCCATGACACGCAAGCTCGCCGGCTCCCCCGAGGACGGCGAGCGACGCTTCTCGACCGTCGCGCTCACCGGCGGCTGCTTCCAGAACCGCATCCTATTCGAGGAGGTGGTGCGCCGGCTGGAGCGCGAGCAGTTCACTGTGCTGTCACATGCGCGCGTTCCGTCCAACGATGGCGGACTTGCTCTCGGCCAAGCCGTCATTGGAGCTGCGCATCTGATGAAATCAAACAAAGACTTCAGGGAAGGAAAGCCGTCATGTGTCTCGGTATTCCCGGGCGGATCGTAAGGATCGACGACGAAGCGAGAAAGCTTGCGACCGTCGACGTCAGCGGCGTCAAGCGGCAGGTCAACATCGCCTGCATCGTCAGCGAGGATCATCCGCCGTCGGCCTGCCTCGGCGACTGGGTGCTCGTCCATGTCGGATTCGCGATGAGCCGGATCGACGAGGAAGAAGCCGCGCAAACGCTCAAGATTCTCACAGAACTGGGTGAAGCACAGGCTGAAATCGAAGCCATGAAGCGTTCGGCAGCTGAGCCGGGAGGGTAGCGCCATGTCAGGCAACAGCGACCTGAAGGAACTTTATCCGTTTCTGCATGGCGGACAGCAGGAGCCGGCGCGGCTGGATGCCGCCCTCCTGCTCTCGGTCGAAGAGAAGGCACGCGATTCGCGCGACACCAATGCGCGCTTCTTTGCCGAGAACGCCGCGGTGCTGATCGCCGCGGCGAAAACGGTCGCGGATGTCTATCGCAACGGCGGACGGCTATTCTCGATGGGCAATGGCGGCTCGAGCTGCGACGCCTCGCATGTCGCCGTGGAGTTCGTCCACCCGATCACGGCGGGCAGGCCCGCACTGGCCGCAACCAACCTCGTCGCCGATCTGGCGATGATCTCGGCGGTCGGAAACGACCTCGGTTTCGATCACGTCTTCGTCCGCCAGATCGTGGCCCAGGGGCGGAAAGGCGATGCGCTCATTGGCATCTCCACCAGCGGCAATTCGTCGAACCTGATGGCCGCCTTTGCCAAGGCGAAGGAGATGGGCCTCGTGACCATTGGGCTTGCGGGCGGCGACGGCGGAAAGATGAAAACCGCGGGTGTCGTCGACCATTGCCTGGTCGTCCCGACGACGTCGATCCATCGCACCCAGGAGTGCCATGTAACCGCCTACCACATCCTCTGGGATCTCGTTCACACGCTCTTGGCTGACGACCGGGGATCGGCGCGAACGAAGGGAGCCGTGGCATGAAATATGTCGACGAATTCCGCGACGGCGAAAAGGCGCGCGTACTCATCGGCGAGATCGAGTCGCTGGTTTCCGGCATGAAACTTCCGGAGGGCCGGCCGCTTTACCTGATGGAGGTCTGCGGCGGGCACACCCATTCGATCTTCCGCTATGGGCTCGAGGGCATGTTGCCCAAGGCTATCGAGCTGGTTCATGGTCCGGGATGTCCGGTCTGCGTCCTGCCGATGGGACGGGTCGATGATTGCGTCGCGATCGCGGAGAACCCGAAGGTCATCTTCACAACCTTCGGAGACGCGATGCGCGTGCCCGGCTCGCGGAAGAGCCTCCTGCAGGCCAAGGCGGATGGTGCCGACGTGCGCATGGTCTATTCGCCGATGGACGCGCTCCAGCTCGCTCGGCGCAATCCCGCTCGCGAGGTCGTTTTCTTCGGCCTCGGCTTCGAGACCACCATGCCGTCGACCGCATTGACGATCCTGCAGGCGGAGAGCGAGGGGATCCGGAACTTCTCCGTGTTCTGCAACCACATCACGATCGTTCCGACCATCAAGGCGATCCTCGACAGTCCCGGCCTGCAGCTCGACGGCTTCCTCGGGCCCGGCCACGTGTCGATGGTGATCGGCACGGCTCCTTACGAGTTCATCGCCAATTTCTATCGCAAGCCGATGGTGGTCGCCGGCTTCGAGCCGCTCGACATCCTCCAGTCTATCTGGATGCTGCTGAAGCAGATCGCGGAGGGGCGGGTCGAGGTCGAGAACCAGTATGCCCGCGTCGTGCCGAGCGAGGGCAACAACGCGGCGCTGCGCGCGGTGGCCCAAGTATACGAATTGCGCGAGTTCTTCGAGTGGCGCGGGCTTGGATCGATCGATCATTCCGGCGTGCGCCTGCGCGATGCTTATGTGCATTTCGACGCGGAGCGCAAATTCGCGATTCCCAACGTCAGGATCGCCGACCCGAAATCGTGCCAGTGCGGCGAGGTGCTGAAGGGCGCACTCAAGCCGTGGCAATGCAAGGTGTTCGGCACCTCATGCACGCCGGAAACGCCTCTCGGAGCACTGATGGTGTCCTCCGAAGGAGCCTGTGCTGCCTACTACCAGTATGGCGGCCAAAAGCGCCAAGCGGAGGTCGTATGAATTTCGTCCCCTTCGTCAAGACGCGCACGCGCGGCAAAGTCAATGTCAGCTCGGTGACGCTGGCTCATGGCGGCGGCGGCAAAGCCATGAAGGACCTGATTGACGACGTGTTTCTGACGGCCTTCGGCGAGCACGCCTGTGAGCCGCTCGAGGATCAGGCGCGGTTCGATCTGGCGGTCTTCGCAGCCCATGGCGACAGGCTCGCCTTTACGACCGACTCCTTCGTGGTCGATCCCCTGTTCTTCCCGGGCGGCGATATCGGAAAGCTCGCGGTTTGCGGCACGGTGAACGATCTCGCCGTCGGCGGGGCGGTGCCCATGTATCTGTCCTGCGCGGTCATCATCGAGGAGGGCGTGCAGATCGATCTCTTGCGACAGGTCGCGCTTTCCATGGCGCGAACGGCTTCGCAAGCGGGGGTGCAGATCGTCACGGGCGACACCAAGGTCGTGCCACGGGGAGCGTGCGACAAGATCTTCATCACGACCACGGGCGTAGGCGCGATCCCTGCCTCGCTCGCGCTCGGCGTGGACAAGGCCCGCGCCGGCGACGCCGTCCTCGTGAACGGACTGCTGGGTGACCACGGTGCCGCCATCCTGTGCGCCCGCGGCGACATGGCGCTCGAGACGCCGATCGCCAGCGATTGCGCCTGTCTGCACGAGCTGATCGGCGCGATCCTCGCCGCCGCACCGGGCACTCGCTTCATTCGGGACGCGACGCGCGGCGGCGTCGCGACGGTGCTGAACGAGATCGCGGACGGCTCGGGGGTCTCCATCGAGATCGAGGAGGGCATGACGCCGATCCGCGAGGAAGTGAAGGCGTTCTGCGAGGTGCTTGGGCTCGATCCGCTCTATCTCGCCAATGAGGGCAAGATCGTCGTGATCGTTCCCCCCGATCAGGCCGAAGCCGCGCTGGCTGCCATGCGGCGAGATCCACTGGGTTTGGATGCCGCCCGTATCGGCCGGATCACCTCGGACCAGGATAGCCGCGTCATGATGCGGACGAGCTTTGGCGGACACCGAATGGTCGACATGCTCGTCGGCGAACAGCTGCCTCGGATCTGCTGAGAGGACCCATGCACGAGCTCGGCATCACCCGTAACATCGTGGCGATCGTCAGCGATGCCGCCAAGGGCCGCAAGGTCCGCCGCATCACCGTCGATGTTGGAGATCTCTCCGGCGTGATGGGAGAGGCGATCGCATTCTGCTTCGAGACCGTCGCCCGCGGGACGCCTCTTGACGGCACAGCGCTCGACATCAGGCGCGTGGCCGGGCGAGCGCTGTGCGCGACGTGTCGTTCGGAATTCGAGCAGGCGAGCCTGTTTGCGCCGTGCCCTTGTGGCTCGCGGCAGTTTACGCGCCTTCAGGGCGAGGAATTGAAGATCAGAAGCATGGAGATCGAAGGGGAGGCTGCCTGATGTGCGGACATTGCGGTTGCGGCGCCAAGGCGGGTGCCACGGTGATCAATCTCCAGACCGGACATGAAGCGAGCCTGGGCGGTGGGGAGACCGGTGAGCACCTGCATGATCATTTCCATGTCCACGCGGATGGCGTTGCTCACGCCCATTCGCATGACCATGATCCCGCCCACGTCCACTCTCACGCTGGACACGGCCATGATCACCATCATCATGACCATCATGATCACGGACATCATGGACGCCGACATTCGCATGACCATGCCCACGAACACGGGCATACCAATCATGACGAAGCTGCGGGCCTGGTGCTCGATCTGGAAGCCCGGATCCTCGCCAAGAACGACGTTTTGGCAGCAAGGAACCGGGCCTGGTTCGCCGGTCGCGAAATCCTGGCCCTGAACCTCGCAAGCTCGCCCGGCGCCGGCAAGACCACGCTGCTGGAGCGAACCATTGGCGACCTTCATCACGAGGTCAATCTCTTCGTCATCGAAGGAGACCAGGTGACGGCCAATGATGGGGAGCGAATTCGACGCGCAGGCGCCCCAGCAGTCCAGGTCAATACGGGCACGGGTTGCCATCTCGAGGCCGACATGATTGCGCGCGCTCTTTCAGAGCTGCGTCCACCGCCGGAATCGATCGTGATGATCGAGAATGTCGGAAATCTAGTTTGTCCTGCGATGTTCGACCTTGGCGAACATGCAAGGGTCGTCATCCTCTCAGTGACCGAGGGAGAGGACAAGCCGATCAAATATCCTCACATGTTCCGGTCGGCTGACCTCATGATCTTGAACAAGCTCGACTTGCTTCCGCATGTGGATTTCGATGTCGATCGCGCGGTGGCATACGCCAGAGACGTCAACCCGGCCATCGAGGTTCTGCAGGTCTCGGCCAGAAACGGCGCAGGATTTGAGGAGTGGTACGGTTGGATACGACGGCAAAGCAAGTTGCTGAAGGACACCGTATTTCCCTCTTGATGATTGGATCTTGCCATGTTCGGAATATTGGGGCTGGGACTGCTGCTGGGCATGCAGCACGCGCTCGAGGCCGATCACATTGCGGCGGTATCGAGCATTGCGGCGCGCCGCAGCGATGTGGGCGAGATCGTCAAGCATGGGTTGACGTGGGGAATTGGACACACCATCACTTTGTTCCTGTTCTCCGGGGCGGCTTTGGTGCTCGGATATGCAATTCCGCCGGGCGTTTCGCAACCGCTAGAGGCGGCCGTCGGCTTCATGTTGATTCTGTTAGGAAGCAACGTCATATGGCGCTTATGGCGCGAACGTGTCCATGTTCACCATCACATCTCAGATTTTCGTGCTCCTAGTCACAAGAGCGAAATTTGGCGCCCTGAGGCGCGCGCGCATGATCATGACCATGGTGCGCGCTGGCGGACGCTGGCGGTCGGGCTCATGCATGGGATGGCAGGCTCAGCCGCGCTCCTCGTCTTAACCGTCTCACAAGCGCCGAACCATCTAGCGGGGATACTTTACGTGTTACTATTTGGTATGGGCTCGATGATGGGGATGGCCGCACTGTCGTCGCTGATTGCGGTTCCCTTAGTCATCTCAGCCCGAACCTTAACTTGGGTCAACCGGTCTTTGCAGTTCGTTATCGGAAACATCGCGATGGGACTTGGCCTCTTGACCATCTATGGAACAGTCGCCGCCGCTGGCTAGCGAGAGGTCAGCTACCCTTCGCCATTTGAATGCGTCTTTTTTCTAAGGATGGTCCGGAGAATCGATACCGGGGGTGTCTCGACCGCCCCTAGCAGCGCGCTGCTCTCCTCGGTCGTGCCGCTTGGGTGCGACCCGGTAGATACGCTGCGCGAGCCAGCAAGCTCCCAATGACGGCGGCTCCCTTCGCTCTCGCATTTACGGACTTTATCTCTTCATCCTCTCGGCAGTCCCGGGTTGACATTAAACCGCTAGCGCCGTCTCGAACTTGGCCTCTATGTTAGTAGCGATCCTTTCCGATGGCTCGACATTGAGCATCTCGCCGCGCGCGCTGCCAGGATGCTCTGCCAGACGGCGGATTGTCGGCCCCTCGCAATCGACAAAGGGTCTATAAGCGGTTGCCGCCTATCCGCGAACCAGGAGAGGTTCGCGAATAAGGAAGGGAGGGTTCAAGCCGGAGGCAAAGGTTTTTTGTTGCCTAGGCAACTAATTCATGCGAACCTTCGCGCAAGGGAAGATGGCGGGACAACCGCTACGCCTTTCCTGGGAGGACCGATGTTCGGCAGGGATGGTATCGCCAGCAAACGCCGGCGCAAGCGTGAAGGTAACGAAGCCTTGCGTGCACATCGTGCTGTGCGCCCTGGCTTAGCTATCGGTATCCGTCACCGCGCCGAGATTTTCATGCAAACGGCGCAGCAGCCCGATCAGTATTTCCTGCTCATCCCTGGAAAGGCACGACAGCAGCCGCCGCTCGCGCCCAAGCGCCACGGCGATCACCTTGTCGTGGGTGGTGCGCCCCTTCGCTGTCAGGGAGATCGAATGGGTGCGGCCGTCATTCGGGTCGATGCGGATCGCGATCAGGCCTCGCTTCTCCATGGCGGCGAGCGTCCTGCTCACCGGCCCCTTGTCGAAGCCGATGACGTGGCAGATGCGGGCGGCCGGAATGCCTGGCTCGATTGCGAGCAGGGCAATGATGCGCCACTCGGTGACGTTGACGCCGAACGCGGGCTGATAGAACGCGTTCGCGCTCTTGGACAATTTATTGGCGATGAAGGTGATCAGAGCCGGGATGTAGCGGTCGAGATCGAGCAGCGGCGCATCGCCTTCAGTCGCGGTGTTGTGTCTCGATTTGCTGGTCGGTGGCTGCATCACGTCGGGGCTCGCTTCATGCGCTGCTCCAGAAATAAGGACATGCGCGAACGCTTCACAAGCCCAAATTTGCGAGGACTGCAATGACTGTACCGAGCGCCTGTGCTTCGACCGCCGGTCCAATGGCCATTCCACACCTTGACGTCGACCCCTTCGCGATCTCGTTCTTCGACGATCCCTATCCGACCCATGAAAGGCTGCGAGAGGCCGGCCCTGTCGTCTATCTCGATAAATGGAACGTCTACGGCGTGGCGCGTTATGCCGAGGTCTATTCAGTCCTCAACGATCCCCAGACCTTCTGTTCCAGCCGCGGCGTCGGTCTTTCCGACTTCAAGAAGGAAAAGCCCTGGCGGCCGCCGAGCCTGATCCTGGAGGCCGATCCCCCCGCGCACACCCGCACCCGCGCCGTGCTGTCAAAGGTGCTGTCGCCCGCGACCATGAAGCGGATCCGCGACGGCTTCGCTTTGGCGGCCGAAGCCAAGATCGACGAGCTGCTGCAGCGGCGCAAATTCGATGCGGTCGCCGATCTCGCAGAGGCCTATCCGTTGTCTGTATTTCCGGATGCGCTCGGACTGAAGGCGGAAGGGCGCGAGCACCTGATTCCTTATGCTGGTCTCGTCTTCAATGCCTTCGGCCCGCCAAACGAGCTACGTCAGACCGCAATCGAGCGATCGGCGCCGCACCAGGCCTATGTCGCCGAGCAGTGCCAGCGACCGAATCTTAAGCCTGGCGGCTTTGGCGCCTGTATCCATGCGTTCTCCGACACTGGCGAGATCACGTCGGATGAGGCGCCGTTGCTCGTGCGCTCACTGCTGTCCGCAGGCCTCGACACCACAGTCTATGGCATCGGAGCCGCTCTCTATTGCCTGGCACGCTTTCCGAAGGAATTCGCGCGGCTGCGGGCCGATCCGTCGCTGGCGCGCAACGCCTTCGAGGAAGCCGTTCGCTTCGAAAGCCCGGTGCAGACCTTCTTCCGCACCACGACGCGCGAGGTCGAGATCGGCGGCACGCGCGTCGGCGAGGGCGAGAAGGTCCTGATGTTCCTCGGCGCGGCGAACCGCGACCCGCGCCGCTGGATCGAGTCCGATCGCTACGACATCACCCGCAAGACTTCGGGCCATGTCGGCTTCGGCTCCGGCATTCACATGTGCGTTGGCCAGTTGGTAGCGCGGCTCGAAGGTGAGGTGGTGCTGTCCGCGATCGCGCGAAGGGTTGCATCGATCGAAATCTCCGGTCCCGTCGAGCGCCGCTACAACAACACGCTGCGCGGGCTAGAGAGCCTGCCGATATCCATCACCCCGGCCTGACGAGGACCTTTGATGCCAGCCATTACTTTCGTTCATTCCAACGGCAATAGCGATCACCTCGACGCCAGCGACGGGGAGAGTGCGATGCAGGCGGCAACCCGCTACGGCCTCGACGGCATCCTCGCCGAGTGCGGCGGCAACGCCATGTGCGCGACCTGCCATGTCTATGTCGACGACGCCCTGGCTGGCGCGATTGCCGGCCGTCCGCGACGACGAGGACGCGCTGCTCGATGGCACCGCCGCGGAGCGGCGGCCGACGAGCCGGCTGTCCTGCCAGATCAGGATCACGTCTGAGCTCGACGGTCTCGTGCTGCGTCTGCCGGAGCGGCAGGTCTAGGTTCCAGTTTTCGGCAACGACCGACTCGCGGGAGTGAGGGAGGACAAAGAATGAAGCACCTGGGGTGGACCATTGCGCTTGCCGCAAGCTTTTGGGTCGGCGCCGCGAACGCGGAGATTTCGGATGGCGTCGTGCGTATCGGCGTGCTCAACGACATCTCCGGCATATTCCAAGACACCAACGGCATGGGCTCGGTCGAAGCCGCACGCATGGCGGCGGAAGATTTCGCCGGCGGCGGCAAGGACGTCAAGGTTGAAATCGTCTACGCCGATCATCAGAACAAGGCGGACGTCGGCTCGGCCATTGCGCGAAAATGGCTCGATGTTGAAGGTGTCGATGCCATCGTCGACGTGCCGAACTCGGCGGTGGGCCTTTCCATCAACAATGTGCTACGCGACAGCCGGATGACGTTCCTGGCGTCCTCCACCGCGAGCGCCGACCTAACCGGCAAGGCCTGCTCGCCCAACACCATCCAATGGGTCAACGACACCTGGGCGACCGGCAACACCACGGCGGCGGCAATGATGTCGCACGGCGGCAAGGAGTGGTACTTCCTCACCGTCGATTACGCGCTCGGTAAAGGCATCGAGGCGGAAGCGCAGAAATATATCGAGGCGCATGGCGGCAAGGTGATCGGCTCCTCCAAGCATCCACTCGGCACTTCTGACTTCGCCTCCTTCCTGCTTCAGGCGCAGGGCTCGAAAGCCCAGGTGATCGGGCTTGCCAATGCAGGCGGCGACACCATCAACGCGGTGAAGCAGGCGGCTGAGTTCGGTATCCAGCAGAGCGGACAGAAGCTCGTTGCCTTCCTCCTCTTCATCAACGACGTCCACGGAATGGGATTGAAGGTCGCTCAAGGACTGCAACTCATGGAGGCTTTTTACTGGGACATGAACGACGACACCCGTGCCTTCGCCAAACGCTTTGCGGCACGCCCCGGCATGAACGGCAAAATGCCGAGCGGCAATCAAGCCGGCGTCTACGCCTCCACGCTCGCC includes these proteins:
- a CDS encoding HypC/HybG/HupF family hydrogenase formation chaperone, translating into MCLGIPGRIVRIDDEARKLATVDVSGVKRQVNIACIVSEDHPPSACLGDWVLVHVGFAMSRIDEEEAAQTLKILTELGEAQAEIEAMKRSAAEPGG
- the hypE gene encoding hydrogenase expression/formation protein HypE, with protein sequence MNFVPFVKTRTRGKVNVSSVTLAHGGGGKAMKDLIDDVFLTAFGEHACEPLEDQARFDLAVFAAHGDRLAFTTDSFVVDPLFFPGGDIGKLAVCGTVNDLAVGGAVPMYLSCAVIIEEGVQIDLLRQVALSMARTASQAGVQIVTGDTKVVPRGACDKIFITTTGVGAIPASLALGVDKARAGDAVLVNGLLGDHGAAILCARGDMALETPIASDCACLHELIGAILAAAPGTRFIRDATRGGVATVLNEIADGSGVSIEIEEGMTPIREEVKAFCEVLGLDPLYLANEGKIVVIVPPDQAEAALAAMRRDPLGLDAARIGRITSDQDSRVMMRTSFGGHRMVDMLVGEQLPRIC
- the hypD gene encoding hydrogenase formation protein HypD; protein product: MKYVDEFRDGEKARVLIGEIESLVSGMKLPEGRPLYLMEVCGGHTHSIFRYGLEGMLPKAIELVHGPGCPVCVLPMGRVDDCVAIAENPKVIFTTFGDAMRVPGSRKSLLQAKADGADVRMVYSPMDALQLARRNPAREVVFFGLGFETTMPSTALTILQAESEGIRNFSVFCNHITIVPTIKAILDSPGLQLDGFLGPGHVSMVIGTAPYEFIANFYRKPMVVAGFEPLDILQSIWMLLKQIAEGRVEVENQYARVVPSEGNNAALRAVAQVYELREFFEWRGLGSIDHSGVRLRDAYVHFDAERKFAIPNVRIADPKSCQCGEVLKGALKPWQCKVFGTSCTPETPLGALMVSSEGACAAYYQYGGQKRQAEVV
- a CDS encoding D-sedoheptulose-7-phosphate isomerase gives rise to the protein MSGNSDLKELYPFLHGGQQEPARLDAALLLSVEEKARDSRDTNARFFAENAAVLIAAAKTVADVYRNGGRLFSMGNGGSSCDASHVAVEFVHPITAGRPALAATNLVADLAMISAVGNDLGFDHVFVRQIVAQGRKGDALIGISTSGNSSNLMAAFAKAKEMGLVTIGLAGGDGGKMKTAGVVDHCLVVPTTSIHRTQECHVTAYHILWDLVHTLLADDRGSARTKGAVA
- a CDS encoding NHL repeat-containing protein, encoding MPRRFLSPAGARVILGGEVTPDGLVQSIVPSAQTLFGPRGVCLDKNGPMFVCDSGHHRLLIWSRCPSSDQAPADILIGQSDFSREGRNAKRDIGPDTLNFPTGVAAADGILAVADAWNHRILIWNRYPSASNQPADVVLGQADFVSGLANRGRAVSRSDTLNWCYGVAIFQGRLIVCDTGNRRVLIWNGIPTANGTPADLVLGQRDFVTRDDNAGGDVCATSMRWPHGIACHDGALAISDAGNNRVMVWRHFPTVSGTPCDFVLGQDDFAGVDHNRSSYDPSSSAMSMPYGLVIWDGQLVVCDTANSRLLGFHLQDLAMDAPATGLAAQNGFADKGDNRWRAASRDSLCWPYAASAVGRTLAIADTGNNRILIWDKTP
- a CDS encoding NifU family protein, whose product is MNAHESTPTLREDLAGFVGDIERLETVVATWDETQRGVVSAYKIAIEALNAEAFRRLIRALKADPAALAAMKSAASDELVYAVLRRYNLLRAALNERVEQALESVRPMLKSHGGDVELVSVRPPAVEVRFKGACDGCPASALTFHAGVKKALQDVCPEITDVIQVKGLAAASEGGVRFISPFALNAEGQWIPAGAWADFPEGLVRAMELGGRKIILSRSGESISCFENACAHLGLPIHDGEVQGGIITCPYHGFRYDLASGECLTAPEVQLQPHAVRIIGTRVEVRITA
- the hypF gene encoding carbamoyltransferase HypF: MSRLNLAAPQNPVEVVEIRFRGRVQGVGFRPAVWRHARELRLGGEVLNDGEGVLVRVQGERAIIDMLVDRIAGDPPPLSQIEAIEITAYAGVLRDDFAIVESAHGGAHTEISPDAALCADCARETTDPFARRFRYPFTNCTNCGPRLSIVDGIPYDRAKTAMSPFAMCADCAREYRDPSDRRFHAEPIACHACGPKAKLVRLDGRHFTFEQFSMLDDVDAACSLIQKGEIVAVKGLGGYQLACDATQADTVRRLRKLKQRDGKPFALMARDVDVIRRFCDLAEHELVALTSPAAPIVLLHANGPEHLPDEIAPGLRTLGFMLPTTPLHVLLLRRMDRPVVMTSGNLSSEPQVTGDTEMTERLAGIATFALTHDRRIANRVDDSVVRVVAGGPRLLRRARGYAPAPIALPRGFAKAPDLLAMGGELKATFCLLKDGAAILSQHQGDLEDVATFDDYRKNLSLYAALFEHEPTAVIADMHPEYLSSKLAREHLAGGTLPLMEVQHHHAHVAACLAENGYALDGRPVLGIVLDGLGWGEDATFWGGEFMLADYVGYTRAGTFKPIPMLGGVQAVREPWRNLYAHLMAEMSWAELTMNFAELELHSYLAAKPRALLDSMARNRINAPPASSCGRLFDAMAAALDVCRDAQSYEGEAAARLEAMVDEKTLADEDEALAYPLTIPNLAGTGLPYIEPLAMWHAVLGDLILKTPAPVMAARFHKGLAKSIAAMTRKLAGSPEDGERRFSTVALTGGCFQNRILFEEVVRRLEREQFTVLSHARVPSNDGGLALGQAVIGAAHLMKSNKDFREGKPSCVSVFPGGS